One region of Chryseobacterium sp. SORGH_AS_0447 genomic DNA includes:
- a CDS encoding ATP-binding protein: MNAPNQIQAEELLSVLFHSPSATAVYAYKDDDITILSANQAMLKFWGKDKGVIGEKFKIALPELHDQPFYDILINVWNSGETFMAKDYPAVLLTNGYPEKFYFDFEYKAILGPDGKTAYILNTASEVTERQKAMQMVDEKSKSEQKLIDDLSALNEEYLATNEDLVSKHEELFNANSELLKIKKELLTANHALEENEKRFKNLVEKSPVAMASLRGENFQVEIVNDKVLDIWNKDRSVVGLPLAEALPELEDQPFIDILKEVYTSGKPYFGKELKAMLEKNGELIECYLNFVYQPIFDENNAAVSILVVATDVTEQVQARESVVEIKNRLEIALDASRLGSTEINLSTGMMDSTNQFKYNYGYHAEDKFTYLDLYQSILPEHRRRIKDLVKESIKTNQIYKAEYPVQWKDGSIHWIQAHGLPRFNDEGIADRMVGMNADITDKKLAEQRKDDFLSVASHELKTPLTAVRASIQLLNRIKEKPYSPMHIRLIEQSDKGIEKMCMLIDDLLNMSRLGQDQLMLEYQTFNLHEMLSKSCHHVRLEGKHKLILRGDELLEIHADEHRIEQVVINLVNNAVKYAKGSREIQIFTEAEPEYVKISVRDFGQGISEAVIPHLFDRYYRAEHAGKSYSGLGLGLYICSEIIKKHSGKIGVDSKIGEGSTFWFTLPRKKPGKASLAAE, encoded by the coding sequence ATGAACGCCCCCAATCAGATCCAGGCCGAAGAGCTCCTGTCGGTATTATTTCATTCTCCGAGTGCTACCGCAGTTTATGCATATAAAGATGATGATATTACGATCCTAAGCGCTAATCAGGCGATGCTGAAATTCTGGGGAAAAGATAAAGGCGTAATAGGAGAAAAATTTAAAATTGCACTTCCTGAGTTGCACGACCAGCCTTTTTACGATATTTTAATTAATGTATGGAATTCCGGGGAAACCTTTATGGCAAAAGATTATCCTGCGGTATTGCTTACCAACGGATATCCGGAAAAATTCTATTTCGACTTTGAATATAAAGCGATTTTAGGCCCGGACGGCAAAACAGCATACATCCTGAATACCGCATCCGAAGTCACGGAAAGACAGAAAGCGATGCAGATGGTAGATGAAAAGTCAAAATCGGAACAAAAACTGATTGATGATCTTTCTGCACTTAATGAAGAATATCTTGCAACCAATGAAGATCTGGTTTCCAAACACGAGGAACTTTTTAATGCAAACAGTGAACTTCTTAAAATAAAAAAAGAGTTGCTGACGGCAAACCACGCACTAGAAGAAAATGAAAAACGATTTAAGAATCTGGTTGAAAAATCTCCTGTTGCCATGGCTTCTCTGCGCGGAGAAAATTTTCAAGTAGAAATTGTAAACGATAAGGTGCTGGATATCTGGAATAAAGACCGGTCCGTAGTGGGTCTGCCTTTGGCTGAGGCACTTCCGGAACTGGAAGATCAACCTTTTATTGATATCCTCAAAGAAGTGTACACCAGTGGAAAACCTTACTTCGGTAAAGAACTGAAGGCAATGCTTGAAAAGAACGGTGAACTCATCGAGTGTTATCTCAATTTTGTTTACCAGCCTATTTTTGATGAAAATAATGCAGCCGTTTCAATTCTTGTGGTAGCTACTGATGTTACGGAGCAGGTACAGGCAAGGGAATCAGTCGTTGAAATTAAAAACCGTCTTGAAATTGCGCTGGATGCAAGCCGCCTGGGCTCTACGGAAATCAATCTTTCTACCGGAATGATGGACAGTACCAATCAGTTTAAATACAATTACGGCTATCATGCGGAAGACAAATTTACCTATCTGGATCTCTATCAGTCGATTTTACCGGAGCATAGAAGACGGATCAAAGACTTGGTAAAAGAATCCATCAAAACCAATCAGATTTACAAGGCAGAATATCCGGTACAATGGAAAGATGGTTCTATCCACTGGATTCAGGCACATGGACTGCCAAGATTTAATGATGAAGGGATCGCTGACCGAATGGTGGGAATGAACGCCGACATTACCGATAAAAAGCTGGCCGAACAGCGGAAGGACGATTTCTTAAGTGTAGCCAGCCACGAGCTGAAAACGCCGCTTACTGCTGTAAGAGCATCCATACAACTGCTGAACCGGATCAAAGAAAAACCATATTCCCCAATGCATATACGGCTGATCGAGCAGTCTGATAAAGGCATCGAGAAAATGTGTATGCTGATCGACGATCTGCTGAATATGAGCCGGCTGGGGCAGGATCAGCTGATGCTGGAATATCAGACGTTCAACCTGCATGAAATGCTCAGCAAAAGCTGCCACCATGTAAGACTGGAAGGTAAGCATAAACTCATCCTCAGAGGTGACGAATTGCTGGAAATCCATGCCGACGAGCACCGGATCGAGCAGGTGGTCATTAACCTCGTAAACAATGCGGTAAAATATGCAAAAGGATCGAGAGAAATCCAGATTTTCACGGAAGCCGAACCGGAATACGTAAAAATATCCGTCCGCGATTTCGGGCAAGGGATTTCAGAAGCCGTCATTCCTCATCTTTTTGACCGGTATTACAGAGCGGAACATGCAGGAAAATCGTATTCTGGACTTGGGTTAGGATTGTACATCTGCTCGGAAATCATAAAAAAGCATTCCGGAAAAATAGGAGTTGATAGCAAAATAGGAGAAGGAAGCACCTTCTGGTTTACGCTTCCCAGGAAAAAGCCTGGCAAAGCTTCCCTCGCTGCAGAATAA
- a CDS encoding aldehyde dehydrogenase family protein — protein sequence MKQVNKIYINGKFVNPHGTEILEIINPSDNKKIGEAILADETDVRNAVVTAKEAFKTFSQTTVEERVLYLEKLKEAVEKKQDELTEIMIEEYGGTRQFSTISSRYTGSWFDSMAEVLKNFKFGKMINSSLVKLQPVGVVGMITPWNASSSSIASKVATAIAAGCTSVIKASEMSSLQTMVLMEAFHEAGLPEGAVNFVTGLGNVVGTELIRNPDVAKISFTGSTAVGKMIAGNAACTMKRVTLELGGKSPNIILDDADLDQVIPMAVYGAYMNSGQACIAPTRLLVPEHKLDQVNRIAKMTAEQMVVGLPQDEKTQIGPMVSVRQYERVQSFIEAGLEEGALLLAGGPGKPQGLEAGNFVKPTIFTGVKNDMKIAREEIFGPVLSIISYKNEEEAIAIANDTPYGLAAYISSSDPERAMDIASKIDAGRICINGFSHDPMVPFGGFKQSGIGREYGEFGLQHYLEAKAILK from the coding sequence ATGAAACAAGTAAATAAAATCTACATCAATGGCAAATTTGTAAATCCGCATGGAACGGAAATTCTTGAAATCATCAATCCTTCCGACAACAAAAAGATCGGAGAAGCAATACTTGCAGACGAGACAGATGTACGGAATGCGGTTGTCACCGCAAAGGAAGCTTTTAAAACATTTTCACAGACTACCGTAGAAGAGCGGGTACTGTATCTTGAAAAACTGAAAGAAGCCGTAGAAAAAAAACAGGATGAGCTTACGGAAATAATGATTGAGGAATACGGGGGAACACGCCAGTTTTCCACCATAAGCAGCCGCTACACCGGAAGCTGGTTCGACAGTATGGCCGAAGTTCTTAAAAATTTTAAATTCGGGAAAATGATAAATTCTTCCCTGGTGAAATTACAGCCGGTCGGCGTTGTAGGGATGATCACTCCCTGGAATGCAAGCAGCAGTTCGATTGCCAGCAAGGTAGCCACTGCCATTGCTGCGGGCTGTACCAGCGTAATCAAGGCCAGTGAAATGAGCAGCCTGCAGACAATGGTACTGATGGAAGCTTTTCATGAAGCAGGGCTTCCGGAAGGAGCCGTAAATTTTGTGACGGGCCTTGGAAATGTCGTTGGAACCGAACTGATCCGGAATCCTGATGTTGCTAAGATTTCCTTTACAGGTTCTACTGCCGTCGGAAAAATGATTGCCGGAAATGCGGCGTGTACCATGAAGCGCGTAACCCTGGAACTTGGAGGCAAATCTCCTAATATCATCCTTGACGATGCAGACCTGGACCAGGTAATTCCGATGGCGGTGTACGGAGCTTATATGAACAGCGGACAGGCGTGTATTGCACCAACAAGGCTGCTGGTTCCGGAACATAAACTCGATCAGGTAAACAGGATTGCAAAGATGACCGCCGAACAGATGGTTGTGGGATTGCCTCAGGACGAAAAAACCCAGATAGGGCCTATGGTAAGTGTACGGCAGTATGAAAGGGTTCAGTCTTTTATTGAAGCGGGCCTTGAAGAAGGGGCTTTGTTACTTGCCGGCGGGCCGGGTAAACCGCAGGGGCTGGAAGCCGGAAATTTTGTAAAGCCGACGATCTTTACCGGTGTTAAAAATGACATGAAGATTGCCCGGGAAGAAATCTTCGGTCCCGTCCTGTCGATCATCTCTTATAAAAATGAAGAAGAGGCCATTGCCATAGCCAATGATACTCCGTATGGTCTCGCAGCGTATATCAGTTCGTCGGATCCCGAACGGGCAATGGATATTGCCTCAAAGATTGATGCCGGAAGAATCTGCATCAACGGTTTCAGCCATGATCCGATGGTTCCTTTCGGAGGGTTCAAACAGTCGGGAATAGGAAGGGAATACGGCGAGTTCGGCTTGCAGCATTATCTTGAAGCGAAAGCCATTCTGAAATAA
- a CDS encoding UDP-glucose--hexose-1-phosphate uridylyltransferase — protein sequence MNTKEMNSSFNQKQHPHRRYNPLLDEWILVSPQRANRPWQGQTEKRTEEELPAHDEYCYLCSGNLRVNGERNPEYRGVYVFANDFGSLMKDEVETSIESSGFFTLKPERGINRVICFSENHSLTLPEMETDDIKNVVDVWQKQYEELGNLEYINHVQIFENKGQIMGCSNPHPHGQIWAQSSIPSIVSKTQENLKKYFDTNGTSLLEDYIKKELEINERIILENEDFVAIVPFWAVWPYETMIVSKRKIENLLQFSEAEKRSLASMIKDLTTKYDNLFEISFPYSAGIHQSPTDGQLHPEWHFHMHFYPPLLRNAEVKKFMVGYEMLAEPQRDITPEQSAEILKGLSLVHYKNK from the coding sequence ATGAATACAAAAGAAATGAATTCGTCATTTAATCAGAAACAGCATCCGCATAGAAGATACAATCCGCTTTTGGACGAGTGGATTCTCGTGTCTCCGCAAAGAGCCAACCGGCCCTGGCAGGGACAGACTGAAAAGAGAACGGAAGAAGAACTTCCGGCTCATGATGAGTACTGCTATCTCTGTTCGGGAAACCTTCGCGTCAACGGCGAAAGAAACCCTGAATACAGAGGCGTTTATGTTTTTGCTAACGATTTTGGCTCTCTGATGAAAGATGAGGTTGAAACTTCTATTGAATCGTCCGGTTTCTTTACGCTAAAGCCGGAGCGGGGAATCAACCGGGTGATCTGCTTTTCGGAAAATCATAGCCTGACGTTACCGGAAATGGAAACAGACGACATTAAAAATGTTGTGGATGTATGGCAAAAACAATATGAGGAGCTGGGAAACTTGGAATATATCAATCATGTCCAGATTTTTGAGAACAAAGGGCAGATCATGGGCTGCAGCAACCCGCATCCGCACGGGCAGATCTGGGCGCAGTCTTCCATTCCTTCCATCGTATCAAAAACACAGGAAAACCTGAAAAAATATTTTGATACAAACGGAACCTCACTCTTGGAAGATTACATTAAGAAAGAACTCGAGATCAACGAGAGAATTATTCTGGAAAACGAAGATTTCGTGGCCATTGTTCCTTTCTGGGCGGTCTGGCCGTACGAAACCATGATTGTCAGCAAACGGAAAATAGAAAATCTTCTTCAATTTTCTGAAGCTGAAAAACGATCTTTAGCCTCCATGATTAAAGATCTAACGACCAAATACGATAATCTTTTTGAAATTTCTTTTCCTTATTCAGCCGGGATTCACCAGTCGCCAACGGACGGGCAGCTGCATCCGGAATGGCATTTTCACATGCATTTTTATCCGCCCCTGTTGAGGAATGCTGAGGTTAAAAAGTTTATGGTCGGCTACGAAATGCTGGCCGAACCGCAGCGGGACATCACACCCGAACAGAGCGCGGAAATCCTGAAAGGTCTTTCTTTAGTGCATTATAAGAACAAATAA
- a CDS encoding VOC family protein, giving the protein MKLASLRIITTDTEILTDFYEKITGIQAIRYTPDFSEIKTPVATLAIGSTRTLQFFGGETTARPAENRTAIVEFLVDDVDAEFERLKKDLTLDLVQEPTVMPWGNKSLLFRDPEGNLVNFFTPVSKEALEKFKAE; this is encoded by the coding sequence ATGAAACTAGCATCCTTGCGTATTATTACTACCGACACCGAAATTCTCACCGACTTCTACGAAAAGATAACCGGTATACAGGCAATACGCTATACTCCGGATTTTTCAGAAATAAAAACACCTGTTGCCACTCTGGCTATCGGCAGTACCCGTACCCTCCAGTTTTTCGGCGGTGAAACTACGGCAAGACCTGCAGAAAACCGTACCGCGATCGTGGAATTTTTAGTGGATGACGTCGATGCAGAATTCGAACGGCTAAAAAAAGATCTCACCCTGGATCTTGTTCAGGAGCCCACCGTAATGCCGTGGGGAAACAAATCACTCCTCTTCCGTGATCCTGAAGGCAATCTGGTCAATTTCTTTACCCCTGTTTCGAAGGAAGCATTGGAAAAATTTAAGGCTGAATAA
- a CDS encoding SDR family oxidoreductase: MEKQITRRNAIGKIATTIAVAAVAPGTFAQSQNKKTNPAMGPDLTDPTTKYPRPPFKRQFQPFPGLASKMDPVPDHGEKTYVGSGRLMGRKALITGGDSGIGRAAAIAYAREGADVAINYLPEEEPDAKEVVALIRQAGRKAVAIPGDIRTEDFCKKLVAQAVQELGGLDILVNNAGHQKTHESILDISTEEFERTMKTNIYAPFWITKAALPHLKPGSSIIGLSSVQAYDPSENLYDYAQTKAATTSYVKSLAKQLGPKGIRVNGVAPGPVWTALEVSGGQTQENIEKFGEETPLGRPGQPAELASIFVQLADNNASFTTGHIYGAAGGSGQP; this comes from the coding sequence ATGGAAAAGCAAATCACAAGAAGAAATGCCATTGGAAAAATTGCAACCACTATTGCAGTGGCTGCCGTAGCACCGGGAACCTTTGCCCAGTCTCAGAACAAAAAAACAAATCCTGCAATGGGGCCGGATCTGACAGATCCTACTACAAAATACCCCCGACCGCCTTTTAAAAGACAGTTTCAGCCATTCCCCGGATTGGCAAGCAAAATGGATCCCGTTCCGGATCATGGTGAAAAAACATACGTAGGATCCGGAAGGCTGATGGGAAGAAAAGCGCTGATTACAGGGGGAGATTCCGGGATCGGACGTGCGGCTGCCATCGCTTATGCGAGAGAAGGGGCTGATGTAGCGATCAACTATCTGCCGGAAGAAGAACCGGATGCAAAAGAAGTAGTGGCACTCATCCGCCAGGCTGGGCGTAAAGCGGTAGCCATCCCCGGAGACATCCGTACGGAAGACTTTTGCAAAAAACTGGTTGCCCAGGCAGTTCAGGAACTTGGAGGCCTTGATATCCTGGTAAACAATGCAGGGCACCAGAAAACCCACGAATCGATTCTTGATATCAGCACGGAAGAGTTTGAGAGAACGATGAAAACCAATATTTACGCACCGTTCTGGATTACAAAAGCAGCCTTACCTCATCTGAAGCCGGGTTCATCCATTATCGGTCTGTCTTCCGTACAGGCTTATGATCCATCAGAAAATCTTTACGATTACGCGCAGACCAAAGCGGCAACGACAAGTTATGTAAAATCACTGGCCAAACAGCTGGGACCGAAAGGAATCAGGGTAAACGGCGTTGCGCCGGGACCGGTTTGGACGGCACTTGAAGTAAGCGGCGGACAGACCCAGGAAAATATTGAAAAATTCGGTGAAGAAACGCCACTGGGAAGACCGGGGCAGCCTGCCGAGCTGGCTTCCATATTCGTACAGCTTGCTGATAACAATGCCAGCTTTACCACAGGACATATTTACGGAGCAGCAGGAGGAAGCGGCCAGCCGTAA
- a CDS encoding AraC family transcriptional regulator, whose amino-acid sequence MTEKQDIVYSCYHEMSRKGENFVPQHTLSYQIAGSFTLLEGKQKYEAQEGDFHLIRKNQLVKFIKYPPEIGTFESMNIYLSEDNLRNFAQEYGCSAQHPAVVKPMHRIEQNDLLKNYIISLQTLIKTGIQNNSLIDLKIKELLMILLQSSQPELQQVLFDFSQPHKIDLERFMNQNYRYNVNLERFAYLTGRSLATFKRDFEKIFHTSPHRWLLQKRLDEAHFLIRENKQAPSGIYTDLGFEDLSHFSYAFKKRFGYSPTKIQSD is encoded by the coding sequence ATGACCGAAAAGCAGGATATTGTATACTCATGTTATCATGAGATGAGCAGGAAAGGGGAAAATTTTGTTCCTCAGCACACGCTTTCCTATCAGATTGCAGGAAGTTTCACCCTGCTGGAAGGAAAGCAGAAGTATGAAGCACAGGAAGGGGATTTCCATCTGATCAGGAAAAACCAGTTGGTAAAGTTTATAAAGTACCCGCCGGAAATAGGTACTTTTGAAAGCATGAATATTTATTTGAGTGAAGACAACCTCAGAAACTTTGCTCAGGAATATGGCTGTTCTGCACAACATCCTGCAGTTGTAAAACCAATGCACCGGATTGAGCAGAATGACCTGCTTAAAAATTATATTATTTCTCTTCAGACCCTTATCAAAACCGGCATACAGAACAACTCCCTCATCGATCTTAAAATAAAGGAACTGCTGATGATTTTGCTGCAGTCGTCACAGCCTGAACTTCAGCAGGTTCTTTTTGATTTTTCCCAACCGCACAAAATAGATCTTGAGCGATTTATGAATCAGAATTACCGTTATAATGTTAATCTGGAACGCTTTGCTTACCTTACCGGAAGAAGCCTGGCAACTTTTAAGCGTGATTTTGAGAAGATATTCCATACTTCACCGCATCGTTGGCTCCTTCAGAAACGGCTGGATGAGGCACATTTTCTTATCCGGGAAAATAAACAGGCCCCTTCCGGCATTTACACCGATCTCGGTTTTGAAGACCTTTCCCATTTTTCCTACGCTTTCAAAAAACGTTTCGGCTACAGCCCCACAAAAATTCAGAGTGATTAA
- the galK gene encoding galactokinase, whose product MQEQLINDTSEAFRSVFQSEPERIFLAPGRINIIGEHVDYSDGFVLPAAIDKHICFAVKKTDDSETCTFFAKDFNESFSFNVNEKQSPVSQTWVNYLLGVFNAIQESGKEIGGLQIAFSSTIPMGSGLSSSAALECGFAYILNELFNLHLTKKDLALIGQKSEHTFVGVKCGIMDQFSSVFGKEHQVIMLDCNSLEHQYFEANLDGYSLVLFDSCVKHTHLTSGYNDRRKDVEHGKNILWKKFPEVQKFRDFTLEMLDEVKAEMGETSYKRCKYLLKEIKRVEEAAKALSAGNAEYLGKLLVETHAGLSTEFEVSCEELDFMVEETLKQNGVLGARMMGGGFGGCSINLIRNENVAEVIENITAEYKAAFGIEMKVYRVKISDGINEYKRNEFVI is encoded by the coding sequence ATGCAGGAACAATTAATTAACGATACTTCGGAGGCATTCCGATCGGTATTTCAGTCGGAACCGGAACGCATCTTTCTTGCTCCGGGAAGAATCAACATTATTGGTGAGCATGTGGATTACAGCGATGGTTTTGTATTGCCGGCCGCTATCGACAAGCATATTTGTTTTGCCGTAAAAAAAACGGACGATTCCGAAACCTGCACTTTTTTCGCAAAAGATTTTAACGAGTCTTTCAGCTTTAATGTAAACGAAAAACAGTCTCCTGTTTCACAGACCTGGGTCAATTATTTATTGGGCGTTTTCAATGCCATCCAGGAATCGGGCAAGGAAATAGGAGGCTTGCAGATTGCTTTCAGCAGCACCATTCCGATGGGTTCGGGGCTTTCTTCTTCAGCAGCTTTGGAATGCGGGTTTGCCTACATTCTGAATGAGCTTTTTAATTTACATTTAACCAAAAAAGATCTGGCTTTGATCGGTCAGAAATCAGAACATACCTTTGTCGGGGTAAAGTGCGGGATCATGGACCAGTTTTCTTCTGTTTTCGGAAAAGAACATCAGGTGATCATGCTGGATTGCAATTCTCTGGAGCACCAGTATTTTGAAGCCAATCTGGATGGCTACAGCCTGGTTCTTTTCGACAGCTGCGTAAAACATACCCATCTCACTTCCGGCTATAATGACCGACGGAAAGATGTTGAGCATGGAAAAAATATATTGTGGAAAAAATTTCCCGAGGTACAAAAATTCAGGGATTTCACCTTAGAAATGTTGGATGAGGTAAAAGCGGAAATGGGAGAGACTTCCTATAAAAGATGTAAATACCTCCTTAAGGAAATCAAGCGGGTGGAAGAGGCCGCTAAGGCTTTATCGGCCGGCAATGCAGAGTATCTGGGTAAACTTCTTGTTGAAACGCATGCCGGACTTTCAACTGAATTTGAAGTGAGCTGTGAGGAGTTGGATTTTATGGTAGAGGAAACGTTGAAGCAGAACGGAGTATTGGGAGCGAGAATGATGGGCGGCGGTTTCGGCGGGTGCAGTATCAATCTTATTAGAAATGAAAATGTAGCGGAAGTCATTGAAAATATAACGGCTGAATACAAGGCTGCATTTGGCATTGAAATGAAAGTATACCGGGTAAAAATATCGGACGGAATAAATGAATACAAAAGAAATGAATTCGTCATTTAA
- a CDS encoding glycoside hydrolase family 97 protein has protein sequence MKNRILGTVLFPIFCACINAQSLKSPDGKLMMNFQLKQGVPYYNLTCNGIPVIEDSRLGLRLFKNNTVKFASEINKKEEGSNDLNNGFSKTDEKRDAKNETWQPVLGEKKNYINHYNELAVTLNQASTDRNIVVRFRLFDDGLGFRYEFPQQKNLNYFIIKEEDTEFDLPTDMKAWWIVADYDSQEYPSQTTKISEIPARWSQGVDKHSSQTLVKDAVQSPLMLKKEGRDPLYMNIAEAAVLNYPASNLEVDVKNFKLKTHLTPDKNGAKGYIQTSSVTPWRTIIVSPKAEVVLDSKMLFNLNEPTKYKDTSYIHPTKYMGVWWEMIIGKSQWAYGQPKTNVHISDTDFSKLTPNGKHGANNTKVKEYIDFASENGFNGLLVEGWNIGWEDWIGHSKEFVFDFITPYPDFDIEMLNQYAHSKGIKLIMHHETSGSATNYERWADKAFRLMNQYGYDAVKTGYVGDIIPRSEHHFSQWMINHFYRIAEKANEYKIMVNSHESVRPGGESRTYPNWVSAESARGTEHEAFLGNNPDHQTILPFTRWMGGSMDYTPGIFQTKLDYYFPGDKRFVQTTLAKQLALYVVMYMPVQMAADLPENYKKHMDAFQFIKDVAADWDDTKILSAEPGDYIITARKAKGTENWFVGGITDENKRSYRLDFSFLEKGRKYEATVYEDGKKADYIDNPQSYTIYKKIITSKSKIDFNMARSGGFAVSVKPLK, from the coding sequence ATGAAAAACCGTATCCTGGGAACCGTCTTGTTCCCAATATTCTGCGCATGTATCAATGCACAATCCCTTAAATCACCTGACGGAAAATTGATGATGAATTTTCAACTGAAGCAGGGAGTTCCTTATTATAATCTTACCTGCAACGGAATCCCAGTGATTGAGGATTCTAGGCTGGGATTACGGTTATTTAAAAACAATACTGTAAAATTTGCTTCGGAAATCAATAAGAAAGAAGAGGGAAGTAATGATCTGAATAACGGATTTTCAAAAACGGATGAAAAGCGGGATGCCAAAAATGAGACCTGGCAGCCGGTGCTGGGTGAAAAGAAAAATTATATCAACCATTATAATGAACTAGCCGTTACCCTTAATCAGGCCTCTACAGACCGGAATATTGTTGTCCGGTTCAGACTGTTTGATGACGGGCTCGGTTTCAGATACGAATTTCCCCAACAGAAAAACCTGAATTATTTTATTATTAAAGAAGAAGATACCGAATTCGATCTTCCTACCGATATGAAAGCCTGGTGGATCGTTGCCGATTACGACTCCCAGGAATATCCTTCCCAAACGACGAAAATTTCAGAAATCCCGGCGAGATGGAGCCAGGGCGTAGATAAGCATTCTTCCCAGACCTTAGTCAAGGACGCCGTACAGTCCCCGCTAATGCTTAAGAAAGAAGGCCGCGATCCTTTATATATGAATATTGCCGAAGCTGCCGTATTAAATTATCCGGCATCAAATCTCGAAGTTGATGTCAAAAATTTTAAATTGAAAACCCATCTTACTCCGGATAAAAACGGAGCCAAAGGTTATATTCAGACTTCATCCGTCACCCCCTGGAGAACCATCATCGTTTCGCCGAAAGCAGAAGTCGTATTGGATTCAAAGATGCTTTTTAACCTGAATGAACCCACCAAATATAAAGACACTTCCTACATCCATCCTACCAAATACATGGGCGTCTGGTGGGAAATGATCATCGGGAAATCCCAGTGGGCCTACGGGCAGCCCAAAACCAATGTTCATATCAGCGATACCGATTTTTCAAAGCTAACCCCAAACGGAAAGCATGGTGCTAATAATACGAAGGTAAAAGAATACATTGATTTCGCATCGGAAAACGGCTTTAACGGTTTATTGGTAGAAGGATGGAACATCGGCTGGGAAGACTGGATCGGGCATTCAAAAGAATTTGTTTTCGATTTTATTACGCCGTATCCGGATTTTGATATTGAAATGCTGAATCAGTACGCCCATTCCAAAGGAATTAAACTGATCATGCATCACGAAACTTCCGGATCTGCCACCAACTATGAACGATGGGCCGACAAAGCCTTCCGGCTGATGAACCAGTATGGTTATGATGCTGTAAAAACGGGCTATGTAGGCGATATTATCCCAAGAAGCGAACATCATTTTTCGCAGTGGATGATCAATCATTTTTACCGGATTGCCGAAAAGGCAAATGAATATAAAATCATGGTTAATTCCCACGAATCCGTACGGCCGGGAGGCGAAAGCAGAACGTATCCGAATTGGGTATCTGCAGAATCGGCGCGTGGCACGGAGCATGAGGCATTTCTTGGAAACAACCCCGATCACCAGACCATTCTTCCGTTTACGCGGTGGATGGGAGGATCAATGGATTATACACCGGGTATCTTCCAGACAAAACTGGATTATTATTTCCCGGGTGATAAACGTTTCGTACAAACCACCCTGGCCAAGCAGTTGGCGCTGTATGTGGTAATGTACATGCCGGTCCAGATGGCTGCGGATTTGCCGGAAAATTATAAGAAGCATATGGATGCCTTCCAGTTTATTAAAGATGTGGCTGCCGACTGGGACGATACTAAAATTTTATCAGCAGAACCAGGAGACTACATCATTACGGCCAGAAAAGCAAAGGGGACAGAAAACTGGTTTGTCGGCGGAATTACCGACGAAAATAAAAGGTCTTACCGGCTCGATTTTTCGTTTCTTGAGAAAGGAAGAAAATATGAGGCTACCGTTTATGAAGACGGGAAAAAGGCCGACTATATCGATAATCCTCAAAGCTATACCATTTACAAAAAGATTATCACAAGCAAATCTAAAATTGATTTTAATATGGCGAGGAGCGGCGGTTTTGCAGTGTCCGTAAAACCCCTAAAATAA